GGCGCACGAGATCAAGAACCCGCTGGCCGCGCTGAAAGGGATGACGCAGGCGATCGACAAGAACGCCAACGACCCGGAATTCCTGGAAGACTTTAAGCGGGTAGTGCCGAAAGAGATCGACCGGCTCGACGGGCTGGTCGACGGCATGATCCAGCTCGGCCGGCCGCCCCGGCTGATCTTCGCGCCGGTGCAGCTAAACGAGCTGATCGAGCACGACTTGAAACTGTTCGAGCACCGCTGCCGCAACCACCAGATCACGATCGGCAAGGAGCTCGGCCGGCTGCCGGAGATCAACGCCGACCCGCAGCAGCTAACGCAAGTTATAACGAACCTGATCTTGAACGCGATCCAGGCGATGCCGACCGGGGGCAAGCTAACCATTAATACTCGCGCGACGGCTGGCGCGGTCATCTTGGAAATAGCCGATACCGGCCGGGGGATACCGGCGGATAAGGTCAAAGATATCTTTGAGCCGTTCTTTACCACCAGAGAAGAAGGGCTGGGCTTAGGGCTGGCGATCACCTACCAGATCATTAAAGGGCATAACGGGGAGATAACGGTAGAAAGCCGGGTTGGGGAAGGGACCAGGTTCCGGATCACGCTCCCCCGCTGATCCCCGCTTTTTTCAAGCGCTGAATGGCTTCCGCGATCCGCTCTTTCGGCAGGGTAATGGCAAAACGGACGTAACCTTTGCCGGAGGGGCCGTAACCGTTGCCGGGAACGACCAGAATGCCGCACTTGTCGAGCAGCTTTTCGGTGAAGGAAGCGGACGTTTCGCCTTTCGGCACCGGGACCCACATGTAAAATGTCGCTTGCGGGCGGGCCATCTTCCAGCCGAGCGAATTTAGGCCATCGATCAAGACGTTGCGCCGCTCCTCGAACACTTGCCGGTTGTCTTCCACGCATTGCTGCGGGCCGGACAGCGCCTCGATCGCGGCCAACTGGACCGCCTTGAAAGCGCCGCTGTCGATGTTCGACTTGAGCTTCGCCAGCGCGCCGACCGCTGCCTTGTTGCCGACCGCCATGCCGATGCGCCAGCCGGTCATGTTGTACGTCTTGGAGAGGGAGTGGAACTCGATGGCGACATCTTTCGCCCCCGGGAGCTCCAAAATACTCATCGGCCGGTAGCCGTCATAGCCCATTTCGGAGTAGGCGAGGTCGGAGACGAGCAGCAGATCGTTCTGCCTGGCGAAGGCGACCGCTTTCTCCAGGAACGCTTTGTCGCAAACCGCCCCGGTCGGGTTGTTCGGATAATTGACAAAGAGGATCTTGGCCCGCTTCAGGATGTCGGCCGGGACCCGGTCGAGGTCGGGGATAAAGTTGTTCTGCGCGGTGAGCGGCAGCAGGTACGGTTCGCCGCCCGCCAGGGTGGTGCAGATCTTGTAGACCGGATATGAAGGATCGGGGATCAGGGCAACATCGCCCGGATCGATAAAGCAGAGCGGCAGGTGCGCGATGCCCTCCTTCGAGCCGATCAGACAGCAGATCTCGTCGCGCGGGTTCAGCTCGACCTTGAAACGCTTCTGGTACCATTTGGCAACGGCTTTGCGGAAAACGAATTCCCCTTTGGAAGTCGGGTAATTGGCCGCCTCTTTGCTGTCCAGCACCTCGCGCATTTTGGCGATGATATGCGCCGGGGTCGGCAGGTCGGGATCGCCGATGCCAAAATCGATGACGTCGACGCCGCTTTTGACCAGCTCCGCTTTCTTTTCCTCGATCTTGACGAACAGATAGGGCGGGATCAAATCGAGTCTTTTAGCTGTTTTCATAATTCCCCTCAAAGACGGTCTGGGCCGGGCCGCGCATTAAGATATGCTCCTCGTCGTTCAACTCGATGTCCAAATTACCCCCGGGGAGACGGACTAACGCCCGCCGGCCGGTCTTGCCGGCCAGGTGGGCGGCGGCGACGCAGGCGCAGGCGCCGGTGCCGCAGGCGAGCGTTTCGCCAGCGCCCCGTTCCCAGACAATCACCTCGAGCTCCTTGTCGCTCAAGACCTGGACGAACTCGACGTTGGTCCGGTTCGGGAAGTGGGGATCGTTCTCGACCCGCGGGCCGATGACCGGCAAGTCGATCGCGTTGACATCGGCGACGAAAGCGACAGCGTGCGGATTGCCCATGGAGATCTTCTGGAATTTATGGCCGGCGAGGGAGACTTCCCCTTCAGCTTTGGGTATGCCCATGTCGACTTCAACGGCGAGGACCTTGCCGCCGTCCAGGATAACGGCCGGCAGGATCGTCCCGGCCAGCGTTTCGACCGAGATGACCTCTTCTTTGAGCTTATCGGTCTCGTAGACGTACTTGGCGAAACAGCGGATCCCGTTGCCGCACATCTCGGCCTCCGACCCGTCGGGGTTGATCACCTGCATCCGGTAGTGCGCCTTCTCCGACGGCCAGACGATCAGCAGGCCGTCCGCGCCAACGCCGAAATGCCGGTCGCAAACCGCCTGGGCGAGCTGCTTCAGGTCGAGCCCGTCCAGCTTGGTTTTGCGGCTGTCCACGAGAACGAAATCGTTCCCGAGGCCGTGCATTTTAATAAAAGGCAGCATAGGTTGTCGTCGACTCCCAAACGACCACTTTGGCGATCGTTTTAAAACGCTTGCGCAGCTGTTTGAAGATCGTTTCCGCCAGGTTCTCCGAGGTCGGGTTCTTGATCAGGAACGGCGCGACGTCGTTGAGCAGCCGGTGGTCGAACGGCCGGAGAACGGCGGACAGTTCTTTCTTGACCACCTTAAAGTCTTCCATCAGGCCGATCTTGTTCAGCCTGGTCCCGGTCAAAAAGACCTGGACCCGCCAGGTGTGCCCGTGCAGGTTTTCGCAGGCGCCTTCGTAACCCCGGAGAGCGTGGGCGGCGTCAAAAGTGTCTTCCACCATCAGCTCGAACATCACTATATTATAACATGTTTGGCGTGGGTGATCGGTTTGCCAAGCAGCCGGGAACCGACCTCCTGGAACTGCAGGACGGGGCCGGTGACCAGGAACTCATGCTTGGGGGGCGGCGAGTTCTTTCCCTTGACCGTGCCGGCCTTTTCCAGCAGTTTTCTCGCCTCGGCGACCGCCGTCTCCGCCGGGTCGACAAAAGCGACTTCCGGGCCGGTCCGCTCGCGCAGCAGATTGGCCAGGTGCGGGTAGTGGGTGCAGCCGAGGATCAGCGTATCGATCTTTTCGTGCAAGAGCGGCTTTAAGTATTCCTTAACGACCTTCCTGGTCTCGTCCGCCTCGGTAAAGCCCCCTTCGATCAGCGGGACAAAGAGCGGGCAGGCCTGGGCGAAGACGACCGCTTCTTGCTTCAGCTCGGCGATCTGTTTTTGGTACGCGCCGGAGTTGACGGTGCCGGCGGTGGCGATCAGGCCGATCCGGCCGGAGCGGGAAGCGGCGACCGCCGCGCGCGCGCCGTGCTCGATCAGGCCGATCAGGTGGACCTTGTAGCGGTCCTTGAGGAGCGGGTAGGCGATGGCGGACGACGTGCCGCAGGCGACGACGATCAGCTTGACGCCGTGCTTGTCGATCAGGAAGGGGATGATCTCTTCGTTGAACTTGACGATCTCTTCGGCCGGCCGGCCGCCGTACGGCACGCGGGCGGTGTCGGCCAGGTAGACGACGTCTTCGTGCGGCAGCTGGCGGAGGAGCTCGCGGTAAACCGTCAGGCCGCCGACGCCGGAATCAAAGATCCCGATCGGCGAAGAGGGCGGGACCTTGCGGTCCTCGACCTTGCCGGCGCTCTTGCCGACCACCCGGTCGGTCGCCACGTGCCTGATGATCGTTACTTCAGAAATAGTTGATCACTCCTTGCGCGATCGCCGCGGCGACCTTGGCCCGGAACGACGCCGAGTTGACCAGGTCGTTCTCGTCGTTGTTGGACAGGTAGGCCGGTTCCAGCAGGACCGACGGCATCCGGACGTTCTTGACCGTGTAAAAACTGACCCGGTGGAGCCCCCGGTCTTTCCGGTCGATCCCCCGGACGACCGCTTCGTGCATCACGGCGGCAAAACGCCGGCTCAGCGGATTGTAATAGTAACTCTCCGAACCGGAAATGCCGCTCTGATAAGTGGAATTATAGTGGATGGAGACGAAAATGTCAGCGCCGCTCCGGTTGGCGAAATCAACCACGTCGTACAGGTTGGAGCGGCGGTCTTCGTTGCGCGTCAGCAGGACCTTGGCGCCGGCTTCCCGCAGCAGCTCAGCCGCTTTCTGCGCGGTGTCCAGGGTCAGGTCTTTTTCCGGCTTACCGCGGCCGTTCGCCGCCCCGGGATCGTCGCCGCCGTGGCCGGGATCGAGAATAATCGTTTTGCCGCGCAGCTTGGCCGTTGGCGCCGCGGCGGTAGGCGCCAGTTCGAGCGGTTTGAGCGCTTTGGCTTTGCGCCGGAAATAGACCTTTTCCGCCGCCACCTGCTGGGCAAAAATATTGTCGAGCCGGTCGCCGATCTCGATCACCGACTTGTCGCGGCCGAACACGTTGACGATGTCGTAATCGATCGTCCGCTTGAGCGTGACCACGATCCGGGCGGTGCGCGCGTCTTTCCGGACGACCTGGATATTGGCGATCCGCCGGGAGGCCTTTTTCGCCAGCCTCAGTTTCTTGCCGACCGTCGCGCCGGGAAAGTCGAGATAGAGCTTGTCCTCCAGGAGCAGCCCTTTGGCGACGACGTAGCCGGTGGTGTAAACGTCGAGGTAGTCATAGCCGCGGTCGCGCTTCATCTCGACGGAGCAAAGCTCGACCTGGGCGGCGAGCGCGAACGTTTGCAGGCAGAGCAGCGCGAAAAACGCCTTCTTAACCATGCTTTTTGATCAACTTCAGCAAGGTTTGGCGGTCATTCAGCTCGGGGTCGTCGAGGACTTGTTCGAGCAGGGCGCGCAGGACCTGGCCGACCTTGGGCTCCGGTTTGATCTTGAGCGTCTTCATCACGTCTTTGCCGTTAACTTTCAGATCGCCGATGTGGAGGGCGTTCGCCTCGGCGACGATCCGGTCGATCCGCTGCTGCAGCTCCGCCAGGTAGGCGTTGCCGATCGTCTGCCGCATCGCCCGCGTGTCGGCCAGGCGGAGGGCGAACAGGTCGGGGACGTTGGCCGGGCCGCCGATCCGCCGGATAAAGCGGCGGACCGCCGCGTCGCTCCAGGCGCTCTTATAGTCGAACATGTGATTGGCGATCAGGTTGACGGTCTGTTCGATGTCGGCGTTGCTGAACTTCAGGCGCCGCAGCAGTTTCTCCGCCATTTTGGCGCTGACCTGGTCGTGGTCGTAAAAGGTCATCCCCTCCTTGCACGACGGTTTGCCGATGTCGTGGAGGAGGGCGGCGAGCCGGACCGTTAACCGCTCCTGGGGGGCGGCGTCGCAGGCGTAGAGGCTGTGCCAGTAGACGTCGTGCTGGTGATATTCCGGCGGTTGTTCGACCCCGCGGCACTTGGCCAGCTCCGGCAGGAAAAGCGGGAGCAGGCCGGCCTGCGCCATGTAGTCAAAACCGACCGACGGTTTGTCCGCCGCGAGGAGCTTGACCAGCTCGTCGTGGACCCGCTCCAGGGCGACTTTTTTCGCGATGCGCAGCGTCTGGGCCATGCCGGCCAGCGTTCTTTCCTCGAGCCGGAAGCCGAGGGTCGCCGCGAAGCGGCAGCCGCGGAGCGGCCGCAGGCCGTCCTCGGCAAAGCGGGCGACCGGGTCGCCGACCGTCCTGAGCACTTTGCCGGCCAGGTCTTTCCGCCCGCCGAAATCATCGAGCAATTCGCCGCTCTCCGGGTCGTAGGCGAGGGCGTTGACCGTGAAATCGCGGCGCGCCAGGTCGCGATGGATGTCGTCGGTGAACTTGACGTTGTCCGGGTGGCGGCCGTCGACGTACCGCTCGTCCGACCGGAAAGTCGTCACTTCGTAATGGCCGTCCGGCAGGATAACGGTCACCGTGCCGTACTTGAGCCCGGTCGGGACGACCTTGGCGAACAGTTTTTTGACCTCGGCCGGCCGGGCGCTGGTGGTAATGTCCCATTCGTGAGGCGTTTTGCCGAGCAGGGCGTCGCGCACGCAGCCGCCGACCGCGTAAGCTTGATGCCCGCGGGTTTTCAGCTCCCGGATAATAGCGGCGGCGCCGGCCCTGATCTCCATAGCTGGTTTTAGTTTAGCCCAAGGCAAAACTATTGTAAAGGCAAGGGGGGTATAATATAATAACCGGCATGAAGCTCTCTGATTTCCAGAAGGGCCTGGTCATTGTCCTCACAGCTTTTGTGGTCCTGGGCGGCCTGCTTTTTATCAATCGCGTCCTGCTCGGCGACGCTTTCGCCAAAGAAGAAGCCCAGCACGCGCTTTACGGCCTGGCGCTGGCCAAGGATGTCCGGGCGCTCGACCTGAGCGGCTTCTGGTACGACACCCAGCGGCAGATGTTCTGGCCTTTTCTCCACTCCTGGGTGCTGTCGGTCTTTTTTCTCTGTTTCGGCGTCAGCTATTTTTCCGCCCGCTTTCTCAGCTTCGCGATGTTCTTCGCCACCCTGCTGATCACTTACCTCGTTTCGGTCAAATTTTGCGACCGCCAGGGGTGGCGGATCGGGGCGCTGGCCTGCGTGCTGGCCCTGACCTCGCCGCTGATGGCCCGTTTCGGCACCGAGAACACGCTGGAGGGGCTCGGCGCGCTGATCTTTATGGCGGCGTTCTATTTTTACATCCTGACCGAAGAGAAAAAATTGACGGTCAACTACCTGATCCTGGCCGTCCTGCTCGGCCTGTCGATCTACACCAATTACCTGTACGCTTACCTGATGGTCCCGGCCTTTATCGTCATGACGCTCGGCAAGCTCGGACCGCTGGGCGCGGAAGTCGTGACGCTAAGCAAAAAAGGGGAGAAGGCGGCGGTGCCGTTCTTCTGGTGGGCTTACCGGAAACTGGTGGTGATCGGCGTGCTGGCGGTCCTGATCGCCGCCTGGTTTTTTACTTCCACCTTTAACCGGAAGATCATGCTGCTGCTGCAGGCGATCTTCCGCTATTCCGGCGGCGAGCAGGTCGCCGGGATCGGCAATATCCTGCTTTACTACCCGCGGGCGATCATCAGCCACTTCAGTTTTTCTCCCTGGCTCGGCCTGCTGATGGTGATCTCGCTGTTCCTCCCCTGGGTCGCTTTCCGTTTTCCCAAGACCGGCAAGCTTTACACTTTTGTCTGGACGGCGCTGCTCCTGGCGACCCTGACGGTCCCGACCAAGGCGCCGCAGTTCATTTACATCATCGCGCCGTTCGTTTTCATTATTTTCGCGGCGACGGTATTCTACCTCCTGGAAAAATACCAGCGGGCGGCGGCCGCCGGACTGGTCGTGATCCTGCTGCCGGCGCTGATCTGGCTGCCGCAGCTGGGCGGCCTTTACCAATCCGGCCGGTCGGGGGAACGGATGATCCAGGTGCTCGGCTTTTTCCGCGGCAACATCCTGCCGCGTTACCCGATCGCGGCCGGCATGAACCTGCAGCGGCTTAATCCCGAAGGGATCGCTTTCCATTTCTGGGACTGGAACGCGCCGGTGCTGGCCGATCCGATCGTCGGCGAGGCGGAAATGTTCCGCGCCGCCCGGTATTTCCTGGCGGTGGAACTCGATCCGGCTATCCCCTATACCGAAGAGGTGCTTGATGACTCGGTCCACCGCTGGAACAGTTTCCTGAGGGAAAAATCCCAGCTCGGCGAGATCAAAGAGGAGCTGTCGCAAAGTTTTCCGGGTTTAGGGCTGGTAGCCCGGATCTACGTCAAGAGCCGCTAACCGGCGCCGCGCCCGCTATTTGCCCGTTTTTGCTTGAAATTCCCCCCTTTTTTTGCCGATAAATACCCGGAATGGTAACAGGAACACCAAAAGCCGGGGGATACCGGACGCTGGCGGCCGTCAGGGAGCGCCTGCAGCCGCTCGGCATCAGGGCGGGACATGAACTGATCAAGCGGTTTTGCCGGTTGAACGAGAGCTCTTATCGGGAAATTCTCGGTTTAGTCGATACGGCCAAACGGCTGAATCCTAACCTTGATACCATTGTCCTCCCCACGCGCTTGCAGGAAAACCAGAGCTTTGCCGGCATCTCGGAGATGCAGGTCCGCGAACATATTTTCGGCAATACTTTTAACCTGCGGCGCCTGATGGCCGACATGAACGAAGCCATCCGGTTGGCGAGCGTTTTCACCAAGGAAACCAGCCGGAGCCAGCAGACGCAGCTGGTCGACCTGGTCGACGCGCTGGGGATCGCGAAACAATTGTTCCGGACCATGGGGCCGGACGCGACCACCGAAACGGTCGTCGACCGGATCCAGGCGGTGGTCAATCTCCTGAATTTCCGCAACATCCAGATCTATTTCCCGGCCGACGGCGGCAAATGGGAGCGGAAATATTCTTCCTCGCCCTGGATGATGAACGGGCACTCCAAGTACGATCCGGCCGGCGGGGGGAGCGAACCGCAGACCACGCTGAAAAGCGTGATCGAGGCGCCGGGGCAGCGGTTCATCGTCGATATCGCCGAGCCGGGATCGTTCCGCAGCCAGGGGCTGGTCGCCGACGAGCATTCGATCAGGAACGACCTGGAGCTGTCCAAGGGCCCGAGCCAGATGATCTTCATTAAAGTTGTTTCCCCGCTCAGCGGCGAGCTGGTCGCCGTGGTGCAGATCCATAACCGGGTTCAGCTGACGGAAAAAGCCGCGCCGAAGCGGCTGCTCCCCAACCAGGAAACGGCGGCGACCCGGGTGCTGACCCAGCTGGAAGCGATCTTTGACGAAGCGGCGCTGGCGCTGGCGAGCGTCCGTTTGAAAGAAGGGAGCCAGACCAAACCGGAACTGAACGAATTGGAAAAACGCGCGGTGCTGGAACAGGGCGAGCTGCGGGTCTTGCAGGGACAGCGGGTCCGGTTGTATGAAGCGCCGGCCGAGAAGTTCTACACCCGCCTGAACGGCGTGATCAACTGGCTGCGCGACACGATCCTGGGCGTCTATCACGGCACCCGGACAGCCGCGGGCAAGACTAAGCCGGAGCTGATCAAAGCCCTGTCGCTGGAAGACGAGAAAATGAACGAACGGGTGATCTACTCGCGCTATACGGCGCTGATCGAGGGGGCGCCGGGCGAGGAGCACGATCTGCTCGGCATCGTCTCGTACAACCTGTTCGACGTCAAAGTCGGCGATCATAACGTCGGCGTCCTGAAAGTGCCGGAGGCGATGATCAAGAAAGAGGCGCGCGGCCGTAAGATCCTGGTGGGGCTGACCCTGGAGATCGGCCGGCGGCAGCTGCTTAAATACTGGTTCGACAACGGCCTGTTCAAGGGGTTCTGGCTGGCTTTGACCCACGGGATCCCGATCTACGGAACGACGCAGAGCAAGCGGGCGATCAAAGACATGATGCGGCTGGCTAACCTTTCGGTCCGCAACACCGTGGAAGGACGCGGGCTGACGGCCGAGCAGAAAGGCATTATCGAGCACAGTTCCGCCGGCAAGGCTACCAAGGACGGGGTCGAGCCGGAGGCTTACGGCGGACGGATCGCGATCGACGAAGAAGAGCAGGGGATCGTCGTTTTTGGCGGGAAGAAAGAAGCGGCGCTCAACAAACTGCTGGCGGAGCTGGGCGTGAACGGCCGGCTGCACATCGTCGGTTATATGACGATCGGGGTCGGGATCAAGGTCGCGCTGGAACTGCTGTGGACCAGGCTCTTCGGGAGGAAAAAGAGATCATGACCATGACCGGCGGAATTAAAAGGAACTTTTGGCGCGGCTATTTCCACGTCTACGACCGGAACCGGTCCACTCCGTACCTTAAATTGCTCAAGCAAAACGCCGCGCTGGTGGTCAACGACCATCGCTACGGCACTTTTCTTGACCTGGGCTGCGGCACCGGCAATTCCACGGCCGCCGTGGCGGCGGAACTGATGGGCGGGCGCGTCCTGGGGCTGGACAACTCGCCGGAAGCGCTGGAGCGCGCCCGGGACAAGTTCCCCCGGCTGCGCTTCACCTGGGCCGACATGCAAAAGGCGTTGCCGCTGGGCGACGCCAGCGTCAACGGCGTGCTGGCCAATAATTCGCTCTATCTTGTTTCCGACCCGAAACAGACGCTGCTGGATATCCTCCGGGTGCTGAAACCGGGCGGGCGGCTGGTCATGACCAACCCGGTCGACAATGTCGATACCACCCGGATCTTCCGGGAACACATGGCAGACAAACGAGCCGATTACCGGCTGCGCTACGGCGCCGCCATGGGCCGGGTCTTTACCGCCGCGCATTCGGTGGAAGCGATCATGAATTACCTGCTCCTCCTGCCGTTCGAAATGGTCCTGAAATATAACGTCAGGGTCGGTTCCCACTTCTGGCCGCTGGAAAAGTGGGAAGCGGTCATCGACGCGGCCCGGCAGGAAGGCCCGTACCGGTTCAGCGTCCAACCGCCTTTTACCGCTTACGCGGGGACCAACTACACGATCGTCATCGATAGATTGCCGGCCTGATCCGTACTATAATAGCGCAGTATGGATCTTAGTGGCCCGGTACTGCGCCGGCCGGCTTTTAACCCGGCGCTCCTGATCCTGATCGCCGCCGCCGCGCTCGGCACGCTCTGGCTCATTATCAAACAGCAGGACCTGCCGGTCATTTCCAGCTTTTACCTGGTCATTACCCAGCTCTATCTCGGCTATTTCCTGCTGGCCAACAATCCGCGTTCGCCGATCAACGTCTCTTTCGGTTGTTTTTCTTTTTCCCTGGCGATCTGGAACCTTTTTTCGATCCTGGTCATTCACGTTCCCCCGGCGGCGCCGCTTTTCTGGGCGGATTGGTACATTTTTATCCCGGCCGCGCTGATGATCTATTTTCTCTTCTACTTCACGATGGTCTTCCCCAAGCGGCAGGAGTTCTTCCGCCCCTGGGCGCAGGCCCTGTCGATCTTGCCGGCGCTGCTGCTGATCGGGCTGGTCTTGGCCGCCCCGCAGTCGATCATCAGCAAGATGGTGATCGCCAAAGGGGTCCGCTCGCCGGTCTTTGGCCCGGGGTACGACCTGTTCGGGATCTACGGGCTGGGCTATATCTTGATCGGCGCCGTTAGCCTCTGGCATTCCTACCGCCGGGCCAAGGGCTCGGAGCGGGCGCAGATGTTCTATTTCCTCATTGGCGCCCTGTTCTCGGTCACCGGCTTCATGCTGACCAACCTGATCATTCCCTGGACCATGACCTCCGCGCTCGAATGGATGGGGGCCTGGTTCTCGCTCAGCTTTATCGCTTTTACCGCTTACGCCATCACCAAGCACCAGCTGATGGACATCTCGGTCGTGATCAGCCGGACGGTGGCCGAGCTGATGGCGATCTTCCTGCACGGCGCCTTTTACCTGCTCCTGGTCGGCCTGTACCGTACCGTGACCGGCGCGGTGATCGAGCCGCTGTTCCTGATCTTTACGGTGCTGTACGGCGTGATCGTCGGCCAGACGCACCAGCCGATCCGTTTGTTCCTGCAGACAACTTCAGAAAAATTGTTCCTGCGCGGCAAGTACGATTATTATACGGCGCTCTCCGCCGCCAGTTCGCGCGTGGTCGAGAAACTTTCCCTGCCCGACATTCTCCGGGTCCTGTACGAGACTTTCGGCGACGTGATGGAGATTTCCCGGCCGCGGATCATGCTGCCCGAGGCTTTTACCGAACCGGAAAAAGAATCGGGCGGTTACGTCGTGTTCGACCGGCAGGGGAGCCGGTCCCAGGCGGAAAGCGAACGGATCGGCCTGGCAGATCCGCTGGTGCCGCAACTGATCGCCCGGCGCGCCCCCCTGCTTGATCCGCACCACCCGGAACACGCCCTGATCGTTCCCTGCCTGCTCGAAGAGCGGCTGATCGCCCTCTTTGTCTTTGGCCCCAAGCTGTCCGAAGACCCGTACACCGAAGAGGACCTCCGTTTGCTGCAGGCGCTGTCTAGCCAGGCGGCGGTCGCCCTTGACCATACCCATTCGTACGCCAAGATCAAGGCGGACCTGGAGGAGGCGGAGCGGCACCTGGAGCGGTCGCGGCGGCTTGCGTCGCTCGGCACGCTGACCGCCGGCGTGACCCACGAGATCAGGAACCCGCTGACCGTGATCCGGGGGGAAACGGAACGGCTGGCGAACGAAACGCGCGACCTGGCCTATCTCCAGCAGTTCCGCGACCTACTGCTCAAGCACATCGACCGGATCGCCGGGATCGTGGAGCGGATGCTCGGCCTGGCCAAAGAAAAGCCGCGGCACGAAGTCCCGGTCGACCTGAACGAGCTGATCGGCGCGACCGTGCCGCTTTTTACCGCCGAACAAGTAGCCATCGGGACGGAGATGGGGAATATCCCGCAGATCCCGGGGGACCCGACGGCGCTGCAGGAAGTGATCGTCAACCTGATCCAGAACGCGATCGAGGCGATGCCGGGGGGCGGGCAGTTGAGATTGCGGACTTTGGCCGAAGACCATCGGGTGATCCTGGAGGTCAGCGATACCGGCAAGGGGATACCGGAAGAGATCAGGGAAAAGATCTTTGACCCGTTCTATTCAACGCGGCACGAAGGCGTCGGCCTGGGGTTGTCGATCGTTTACCGGATCGTCCGCGA
This window of the Candidatus Margulisiibacteriota bacterium genome carries:
- a CDS encoding LL-diaminopimelate aminotransferase; protein product: MKTAKRLDLIPPYLFVKIEEKKAELVKSGVDVIDFGIGDPDLPTPAHIIAKMREVLDSKEAANYPTSKGEFVFRKAVAKWYQKRFKVELNPRDEICCLIGSKEGIAHLPLCFIDPGDVALIPDPSYPVYKICTTLAGGEPYLLPLTAQNNFIPDLDRVPADILKRAKILFVNYPNNPTGAVCDKAFLEKAVAFARQNDLLLVSDLAYSEMGYDGYRPMSILELPGAKDVAIEFHSLSKTYNMTGWRIGMAVGNKAAVGALAKLKSNIDSGAFKAVQLAAIEALSGPQQCVEDNRQVFEERRNVLIDGLNSLGWKMARPQATFYMWVPVPKGETSASFTEKLLDKCGILVVPGNGYGPSGKGYVRFAITLPKERIAEAIQRLKKAGISGGA
- the dapF gene encoding diaminopimelate epimerase, with the translated sequence MHGLGNDFVLVDSRKTKLDGLDLKQLAQAVCDRHFGVGADGLLIVWPSEKAHYRMQVINPDGSEAEMCGNGIRCFAKYVYETDKLKEEVISVETLAGTILPAVILDGGKVLAVEVDMGIPKAEGEVSLAGHKFQKISMGNPHAVAFVADVNAIDLPVIGPRVENDPHFPNRTNVEFVQVLSDKELEVIVWERGAGETLACGTGACACVAAAHLAGKTGRRALVRLPGGNLDIELNDEEHILMRGPAQTVFEGNYENS
- the queD gene encoding 6-carboxytetrahydropterin synthase QueD; this encodes MFELMVEDTFDAAHALRGYEGACENLHGHTWRVQVFLTGTRLNKIGLMEDFKVVKKELSAVLRPFDHRLLNDVAPFLIKNPTSENLAETIFKQLRKRFKTIAKVVVWESTTTYAAFY
- the murI gene encoding glutamate racemase, whose amino-acid sequence is MATDRVVGKSAGKVEDRKVPPSSPIGIFDSGVGGLTVYRELLRQLPHEDVVYLADTARVPYGGRPAEEIVKFNEEIIPFLIDKHGVKLIVVACGTSSAIAYPLLKDRYKVHLIGLIEHGARAAVAASRSGRIGLIATAGTVNSGAYQKQIAELKQEAVVFAQACPLFVPLIEGGFTEADETRKVVKEYLKPLLHEKIDTLILGCTHYPHLANLLRERTGPEVAFVDPAETAVAEARKLLEKAGTVKGKNSPPPKHEFLVTGPVLQFQEVGSRLLGKPITHAKHVII
- a CDS encoding N-acetylmuramoyl-L-alanine amidase — protein: MVKKAFFALLCLQTFALAAQVELCSVEMKRDRGYDYLDVYTTGYVVAKGLLLEDKLYLDFPGATVGKKLRLAKKASRRIANIQVVRKDARTARIVVTLKRTIDYDIVNVFGRDKSVIEIGDRLDNIFAQQVAAEKVYFRRKAKALKPLELAPTAAAPTAKLRGKTIILDPGHGGDDPGAANGRGKPEKDLTLDTAQKAAELLREAGAKVLLTRNEDRRSNLYDVVDFANRSGADIFVSIHYNSTYQSGISGSESYYYNPLSRRFAAVMHEAVVRGIDRKDRGLHRVSFYTVKNVRMPSVLLEPAYLSNNDENDLVNSASFRAKVAAAIAQGVINYF
- a CDS encoding CCA tRNA nucleotidyltransferase translates to MEIRAGAAAIIRELKTRGHQAYAVGGCVRDALLGKTPHEWDITTSARPAEVKKLFAKVVPTGLKYGTVTVILPDGHYEVTTFRSDERYVDGRHPDNVKFTDDIHRDLARRDFTVNALAYDPESGELLDDFGGRKDLAGKVLRTVGDPVARFAEDGLRPLRGCRFAATLGFRLEERTLAGMAQTLRIAKKVALERVHDELVKLLAADKPSVGFDYMAQAGLLPLFLPELAKCRGVEQPPEYHQHDVYWHSLYACDAAPQERLTVRLAALLHDIGKPSCKEGMTFYDHDQVSAKMAEKLLRRLKFSNADIEQTVNLIANHMFDYKSAWSDAAVRRFIRRIGGPANVPDLFALRLADTRAMRQTIGNAYLAELQQRIDRIVAEANALHIGDLKVNGKDVMKTLKIKPEPKVGQVLRALLEQVLDDPELNDRQTLLKLIKKHG
- a CDS encoding glycosyltransferase family 39 protein, which codes for MKLSDFQKGLVIVLTAFVVLGGLLFINRVLLGDAFAKEEAQHALYGLALAKDVRALDLSGFWYDTQRQMFWPFLHSWVLSVFFLCFGVSYFSARFLSFAMFFATLLITYLVSVKFCDRQGWRIGALACVLALTSPLMARFGTENTLEGLGALIFMAAFYFYILTEEKKLTVNYLILAVLLGLSIYTNYLYAYLMVPAFIVMTLGKLGPLGAEVVTLSKKGEKAAVPFFWWAYRKLVVIGVLAVLIAAWFFTSTFNRKIMLLLQAIFRYSGGEQVAGIGNILLYYPRAIISHFSFSPWLGLLMVISLFLPWVAFRFPKTGKLYTFVWTALLLATLTVPTKAPQFIYIIAPFVFIIFAATVFYLLEKYQRAAAAGLVVILLPALIWLPQLGGLYQSGRSGERMIQVLGFFRGNILPRYPIAAGMNLQRLNPEGIAFHFWDWNAPVLADPIVGEAEMFRAARYFLAVELDPAIPYTEEVLDDSVHRWNSFLREKSQLGEIKEELSQSFPGLGLVARIYVKSR
- a CDS encoding class I SAM-dependent methyltransferase → MTMTGGIKRNFWRGYFHVYDRNRSTPYLKLLKQNAALVVNDHRYGTFLDLGCGTGNSTAAVAAELMGGRVLGLDNSPEALERARDKFPRLRFTWADMQKALPLGDASVNGVLANNSLYLVSDPKQTLLDILRVLKPGGRLVMTNPVDNVDTTRIFREHMADKRADYRLRYGAAMGRVFTAAHSVEAIMNYLLLLPFEMVLKYNVRVGSHFWPLEKWEAVIDAARQEGPYRFSVQPPFTAYAGTNYTIVIDRLPA